In the genome of Spirochaetia bacterium, one region contains:
- a CDS encoding transporter substrate-binding domain-containing protein translates to MKKFLVGALAIAIACSSVFAQGSDETASSAAPAQKTLRVAMECGYAPYNWTQTDDSNGAVPIADSNDYAYGYDVMMAKLIAEKLGYKLSIVKLDWDSLVPAVQSGSVDCVIAGQSITSERKQMVDFTAPYYYASIVCLTLKSSKYASAKGLSDLTGGTCTSQLGTIWYDKCLPQIKDANILPAQESAPAMLVALESKRVDYICTDMPTAQAALVAYPDMKILDFANSGDDFNVSQEDINIGVSVSKKNPELTKAINGVLATLTVDDFNKMMEQAIAVQPLSK, encoded by the coding sequence ATGAAAAAATTCCTTGTCGGTGCATTGGCAATTGCAATTGCCTGTAGTTCTGTCTTTGCTCAAGGTTCTGATGAAACTGCTTCCTCCGCAGCTCCTGCACAGAAAACTCTGAGGGTGGCTATGGAATGTGGCTACGCACCTTATAACTGGACACAGACGGACGATTCCAATGGTGCTGTTCCTATTGCTGATTCCAATGACTATGCCTATGGATATGATGTCATGATGGCTAAGTTGATTGCAGAGAAACTGGGATATAAGCTTTCCATTGTCAAGCTTGACTGGGATTCATTGGTCCCTGCTGTACAGTCTGGTTCCGTAGATTGTGTCATTGCAGGCCAATCAATTACTTCCGAAAGAAAGCAGATGGTTGATTTCACGGCACCATATTATTATGCTTCCATCGTTTGTCTGACATTGAAGAGCAGCAAATATGCTTCTGCCAAGGGTCTTTCCGATCTTACAGGCGGTACCTGTACCAGCCAGCTTGGAACCATTTGGTATGACAAGTGTCTGCCTCAGATCAAAGATGCCAATATCCTTCCTGCACAGGAATCTGCTCCTGCAATGTTGGTTGCACTTGAAAGCAAGAGGGTAGATTACATTTGCACTGATATGCCGACAGCACAGGCGGCATTGGTTGCTTATCCTGATATGAAGATCCTTGATTTTGCAAATTCAGGTGATGATTTCAATGTAAGCCAGGAAGATATCAACATCGGTGTTTCCGTATCCAAGAAAAACCCAGAGCTGACAAAGGCAATCAACGGTGTGCTTGCAACACTTACAGTTGATGATTTCAACAAAATGATGGAGCAGGCTATAGCAGTCCAGCCTTTGTCAAAATAA
- a CDS encoding glycerophosphoryl diester phosphodiesterase membrane domain-containing protein, whose translation MYKLIKDNLIILVVFEAIYTAFISFIFSPLLRLGINTVIRLAGYPFLDQSNVLHFLCNPLVIIAWLFFFFAISLVTLFDYNAINLIYLAGVQQKGEISILGLLQKTFDVTDKMPRWHNIGLYIYICLLLPFSGIVYQNPVIENLKIPSFIMEYIKANPLLMSGLIVGIVAALRYSFLNLFSFLYLLVSKNPRFAVAEAKSNTLVHHTAKEIVPALLKCTAITFLLLTGLLGTQTAFYHISLHLGQGLPFRLICSALLTANLVITVAVNVIVKVYIMYVIASIFFAHEPVPEVQFLCGPRRLSHKGRVIRNCILGAILFVFVLSTSFVSVNLRTKIMAHRGAGITEIENTKPAFLRAMADGVAYIELDVVETKDHKLVICHDHNLKRLAGLDKNIENMDLDQVLAVPIHVGDKSGHLMTLEELLPLVKPTVVLNIELKTSGTNAEAMAEEVTALLKKYPRHLISSLDANALRYVKQLNSMRKTGLIMVVAAGKFQDFPYADFFSIEKSFATTSAIKQVHEINKQIFVWNVDDMEDARKFFKLNVDGIITDYPKEMEQELYRQTIDRNTSHLKLLFVSEFPPSLFKL comes from the coding sequence ATGTACAAGCTAATAAAAGACAATTTAATTATTCTTGTAGTCTTTGAAGCTATTTACACTGCATTCATTTCTTTCATTTTTTCTCCATTGCTCCGATTGGGAATCAACACGGTCATCCGATTGGCTGGCTATCCTTTCCTGGACCAAAGCAATGTATTGCATTTTTTATGCAACCCCTTGGTAATCATTGCCTGGCTCTTTTTCTTTTTTGCCATAAGTCTTGTAACGCTGTTTGACTACAATGCCATAAATCTGATTTACCTGGCAGGTGTCCAGCAAAAGGGAGAGATCAGCATCCTTGGTTTGTTGCAAAAGACATTTGATGTCACGGACAAGATGCCCAGGTGGCACAATATAGGTCTATATATCTATATTTGCCTTTTATTGCCGTTTTCTGGCATCGTTTACCAGAATCCGGTTATTGAAAACCTGAAGATCCCATCTTTCATCATGGAATATATAAAAGCAAATCCACTGTTGATGTCCGGTCTTATCGTAGGCATCGTCGCTGCACTGCGCTATTCTTTCTTGAATCTGTTTTCCTTTCTTTACCTGTTGGTCAGCAAGAATCCAAGGTTTGCAGTTGCAGAAGCCAAAAGCAATACCTTGGTACACCATACTGCCAAGGAAATCGTTCCGGCTTTGCTGAAATGTACGGCTATTACGTTCCTGTTGCTGACTGGACTCCTAGGTACCCAGACGGCTTTTTATCATATCAGTCTGCATTTGGGACAGGGACTTCCTTTCCGTCTTATCTGCAGTGCCTTGCTGACAGCGAATCTGGTTATTACCGTTGCAGTCAATGTCATTGTCAAAGTATATATCATGTATGTCATTGCCAGCATCTTCTTTGCTCATGAACCTGTACCTGAGGTGCAGTTCCTCTGCGGCCCAAGGCGTCTGTCGCATAAAGGCCGTGTCATCAGAAACTGTATTCTGGGTGCTATCTTATTTGTTTTTGTTTTGTCAACTTCCTTTGTCAGTGTGAATCTGCGAACCAAGATAATGGCACATCGTGGAGCCGGCATTACTGAAATCGAGAATACAAAACCGGCTTTCTTGCGTGCAATGGCTGATGGTGTGGCTTATATTGAACTGGATGTCGTGGAAACGAAGGACCATAAGCTTGTTATTTGCCATGACCATAACCTGAAGCGGCTTGCCGGTCTTGACAAGAACATCGAGAATATGGATTTGGATCAGGTATTGGCAGTGCCGATCCATGTAGGTGACAAGAGCGGTCATCTGATGACCTTGGAAGAACTGCTTCCTCTGGTAAAGCCTACGGTCGTGCTGAACATAGAACTTAAGACCAGTGGTACCAATGCCGAGGCTATGGCAGAGGAAGTGACTGCTTTGCTGAAGAAATATCCAAGACATCTTATCAGTTCCCTTGATGCCAATGCCCTCAGATATGTCAAGCAACTGAATTCAATGCGAAAGACAGGTCTGATCATGGTGGTAGCTGCCGGAAAGTTCCAAGATTTCCCGTATGCCGATTTCTTCAGCATAGAAAAGAGTTTTGCCACAACCAGTGCAATCAAGCAGGTACATGAAATCAACAAACAGATCTTTGTCTGGAATGTCGATGATATGGAGGATGCCAGAAAATTCTTCAAGTTGAATGTTGATGGTATCATAACTGATTATCCGAAGGAAATGGAACAGGAGCTTTACAGACAGACGATTGATCGGAATACCAGTCATCTGAAACTTCTGTTTGTTTCTGAATTTCCTCCTAGTCTGTTCAAATTATAG
- a CDS encoding GNAT family N-acetyltransferase — MKLALAKRNEEDRIKQFWKDNLAGNTLLLDKFFEARREIDHCYIAKDENGNILSMLHCLQQGFTREMHTTPTAYIVGAATRPDYQRQGLMNDLLELAYTEEHKILTINPGFNSYFLHHGFYTAAHMACFRLTGNKNGELCNDSKCPLETIYINATEKSGALDRDSFAWDLLKESMSIVFAESNNEKGYALVADGIAYETMCEGLCSARALKEKIEQMPIQQVWMPSDSPMASLFDQIPVLLPIGMSNETSICAGVYIAQQL, encoded by the coding sequence ATGAAACTGGCACTTGCAAAAAGGAATGAAGAGGACAGGATAAAACAGTTCTGGAAAGACAATCTCGCCGGAAATACACTACTGCTGGATAAATTCTTTGAAGCCAGAAGGGAAATTGACCATTGCTATATTGCAAAAGATGAAAACGGAAACATACTGAGCATGCTGCACTGTCTCCAACAGGGATTTACCAGGGAAATGCATACGACACCAACGGCTTACATCGTCGGTGCAGCAACAAGACCTGATTACCAGCGGCAGGGATTGATGAACGATCTGCTGGAACTGGCATATACCGAAGAACACAAGATATTGACGATCAATCCCGGATTTAATTCCTATTTCCTTCATCATGGATTCTATACTGCAGCACATATGGCTTGTTTCAGGCTTACCGGCAACAAAAACGGGGAATTGTGCAACGACAGCAAATGTCCACTTGAAACAATCTATATAAATGCAACAGAAAAATCAGGAGCATTGGACCGAGACAGTTTTGCTTGGGATCTGCTCAAAGAAAGCATGTCCATTGTCTTTGCTGAAAGCAACAACGAAAAGGGATATGCTTTGGTAGCAGATGGCATAGCCTACGAAACCATGTGCGAGGGTCTTTGCAGTGCAAGGGCTCTGAAAGAAAAAATAGAACAAATGCCGATACAGCAGGTCTGGATGCCATCCGATTCGCCCATGGCATCCCTATTCGATCAAATTCCAGTACTCCTGCCGATCGGCATGAGCAACGAAACATCAATCTGTGCAGGTGTATACATAGCACAGCAGCTTTAA
- a CDS encoding DEAD/DEAH box helicase produces MEQAYELLSPTIQEYIYKKGWMDLREIQEKAIPAILTESHNVLLTSGTASGKTEAAFFPVLSDLEMHPSSTIAVLYISPLIALINDQFERLQDILEEEELPIVRWHGQALASAKKRIIAHPQGIIQITPESLEALLIRESRHCRRLFGDLRYIIIDEVHAFMGSERGLQVQSLIGRIAQMIGHPVRHIGLSATLADYDEASKWLEAGNGLDCIVCSSGAAGGKLNLLVKECPYIRKEENDIVDTTQPWMEVLYHLVKGHRSIVFANTRNEVEFAVAGLHDMSAARGNCLEVFAHHGSLSRLQRGEAEDALKNHPGSVCVGATVTLELGIDVGSLDMIVQTGAPLSVSSFVQRLGRTGRKGQNRNMAFVLKRRDAVWKADPTYLPFDLLSTIATIELYLKEHWIEPVHPLEKCYFLALHQTLSVLRSLGALSVQSLARHILTLSPFRAITIDAYRTLLHGMLDEKLLETMEDGTINLGERGEELVSFYDFYSVFLVMPEMTIKFQDKVLGTVGRDLRKGDRIVLSGYKWKITEIDYDRMIAFVVSDGKGGYAKWEGNGSLQVDDRILVKIKEILDSDESYPYLDPCAVDYLGKARERYRSLGIGNDVVVRIERDMVRIYPWLGSRSLACLSACFKSRGIDAIMEDDFCLAVEGRGALTEQAVRTALEAIRYAPVDLMELDVDEQAMRGNFKYDTLLPMELRKEAYVTWAYDPAGMKKGLGRLMEKQRCQSNMMTKSTEQGRLGKKTSGQRNRNQSDD; encoded by the coding sequence ATGGAACAGGCATATGAATTACTTTCTCCGACCATTCAGGAATATATCTATAAAAAAGGATGGATGGACTTAAGGGAAATACAAGAAAAGGCGATACCTGCCATTCTTACGGAATCGCACAATGTGTTGCTGACAAGCGGAACTGCAAGCGGCAAGACCGAAGCTGCTTTCTTTCCTGTGCTCAGTGACTTGGAAATGCATCCTTCATCGACCATAGCAGTCCTGTATATCAGCCCTTTGATTGCATTGATCAATGATCAGTTCGAACGGTTGCAGGATATCTTGGAAGAAGAGGAACTGCCTATAGTCCGATGGCATGGACAAGCCCTTGCTTCCGCAAAGAAAAGGATTATTGCACATCCTCAGGGTATCATTCAGATTACACCGGAATCCCTTGAAGCTCTCCTGATCAGAGAAAGCCGTCATTGCAGGCGGTTGTTCGGTGATCTACGTTATATCATCATTGATGAAGTCCATGCATTCATGGGCAGTGAAAGAGGCCTGCAAGTACAATCGCTGATCGGCAGGATAGCACAGATGATTGGTCATCCTGTGCGACATATCGGACTTTCTGCTACGCTTGCTGATTATGACGAAGCTTCAAAATGGTTGGAAGCAGGAAATGGACTCGACTGTATAGTCTGTAGTTCTGGAGCCGCAGGGGGTAAGCTCAATCTCTTGGTGAAGGAATGTCCATATATCCGGAAAGAAGAAAACGATATCGTCGATACCACACAGCCATGGATGGAAGTACTTTATCACCTCGTAAAAGGACATCGTTCCATCGTTTTTGCAAATACCAGGAATGAAGTGGAATTTGCGGTTGCCGGCTTGCATGACATGTCGGCTGCCCGTGGGAATTGCCTTGAGGTCTTTGCCCATCATGGCTCATTGAGCCGTTTGCAGCGAGGAGAAGCTGAAGACGCATTGAAGAACCATCCCGGTTCTGTGTGTGTGGGAGCAACGGTAACGCTTGAGCTTGGCATTGATGTCGGCTCCTTGGATATGATTGTACAGACAGGAGCTCCGCTTTCTGTTTCTTCTTTTGTCCAGAGGTTAGGACGGACGGGACGTAAGGGTCAGAATCGTAATATGGCTTTTGTTCTCAAACGTCGGGATGCTGTCTGGAAAGCGGATCCTACCTATTTGCCTTTTGATCTTCTTTCTACGATTGCAACTATTGAACTTTACCTGAAGGAGCATTGGATTGAGCCGGTGCATCCCTTGGAAAAATGTTATTTCCTTGCTCTGCATCAGACTCTTTCAGTTTTGAGGAGCTTGGGAGCACTTTCGGTACAGTCTCTTGCCCGCCATATACTTACCCTTAGTCCTTTCAGGGCCATAACTATTGATGCTTACCGTACTCTATTGCATGGTATGCTGGATGAAAAACTGCTTGAGACAATGGAAGATGGCACGATAAATCTTGGAGAACGGGGAGAAGAGCTGGTTTCTTTCTATGACTTTTATTCGGTTTTTCTCGTCATGCCTGAGATGACTATCAAATTCCAAGACAAGGTCCTTGGGACAGTCGGAAGAGACCTTAGGAAAGGGGACAGGATTGTACTTTCTGGCTACAAATGGAAAATTACCGAGATAGACTATGACAGGATGATTGCATTTGTTGTTTCCGATGGAAAAGGTGGTTATGCCAAATGGGAAGGGAACGGTAGCCTGCAAGTCGACGACAGGATCCTTGTAAAGATCAAGGAAATTCTGGATAGTGATGAAAGCTATCCTTATCTTGATCCCTGTGCTGTTGATTATCTGGGTAAGGCCCGTGAACGTTATCGCTCCCTTGGTATCGGCAATGATGTAGTTGTACGGATTGAAAGGGATATGGTAAGAATTTATCCTTGGCTTGGCAGTCGGTCTCTTGCTTGTCTTTCTGCCTGTTTCAAGAGCCGCGGCATCGACGCAATCATGGAAGATGATTTCTGCCTTGCCGTAGAAGGTCGTGGAGCTTTGACGGAGCAGGCAGTTCGGACAGCTTTGGAAGCAATCCGATATGCTCCCGTTGACTTGATGGAACTTGATGTGGATGAACAAGCCATGCGGGGTAATTTCAAATATGATACACTTTTGCCAATGGAACTGCGGAAAGAAGCCTATGTGACTTGGGCTTACGATCCTGCTGGTATGAAGAAAGGGCTTGGAAGGCTTATGGAGAAACAAAGATGCCAAAGCAACATGATGACAAAAAGCACGGAACAGGGGAGACTGGGGAAAAAGACATCAGGACAGAGGAATCGAAACCAATCAGACGATTGA
- a CDS encoding ATP-binding protein translates to MSDAEFKMPPKRIANRLMNALRGGVVPRDGAEYIAVGRTEELEAILRDVEIIEDGGATFRFIEGPFGAGKSFLFSIIRSHVTKKGFVVMDADLSPDRKLVGTHDEGLATYRELVRNLSTAAHPEGGALPLVLDKWINELLFEAKAKGFVDAELDKEMEQQIYSRCADIRQLVHGYEFAGLLLTYYRAYRDGNDDLRDKVLRWFRGEYQYRRDAKTDLGISLVITDKDWYDYIKLLAVFCQQAGYKGTFVFIDEMINLYKISNKISRQNNYEKLLAMYNDTLQGKASYLGILMGATPKSVEDTRRGVFSYEALRSRLETGRLATKDMKDLLSPIIRIKKLSGEELFVLMERLSMLHADLFSTGRHFSAEEIRFFLGCELGRVGAADRLTPREIIRDFIELMNLLLQNPGDSVQSIMSGSGFTYAEPLKDDESGMAGEGQGPEDEFSTFTL, encoded by the coding sequence ATGAGTGATGCCGAATTCAAGATGCCTCCTAAGAGGATTGCAAACAGGCTGATGAATGCCCTGAGAGGCGGCGTTGTACCTCGGGATGGTGCAGAGTATATTGCCGTCGGCAGAACAGAAGAGCTTGAAGCCATATTAAGGGATGTTGAAATTATCGAAGACGGTGGGGCCACTTTTCGTTTTATAGAAGGTCCGTTTGGAGCAGGGAAAAGTTTTTTGTTTTCCATCATTCGCAGCCATGTCACCAAGAAAGGCTTTGTCGTCATGGATGCGGACCTTTCCCCGGATCGTAAGCTTGTAGGTACTCATGACGAAGGCCTTGCTACTTACAGGGAATTGGTAAGGAACCTTTCCACTGCGGCACATCCGGAAGGTGGTGCATTGCCTTTGGTCTTGGACAAATGGATTAATGAGTTGTTGTTTGAGGCGAAGGCAAAGGGTTTTGTGGACGCTGAGCTTGACAAAGAGATGGAACAGCAGATTTATTCCCGTTGTGCAGATATACGACAATTGGTTCATGGGTATGAATTTGCAGGTTTGCTACTTACTTATTATAGGGCGTATAGGGATGGAAATGATGACCTTAGGGACAAGGTGCTTCGTTGGTTTCGGGGAGAATACCAATATCGGAGGGACGCAAAAACTGATTTGGGCATTTCGTTGGTGATTACGGACAAGGACTGGTATGATTATATCAAGTTGCTGGCTGTTTTCTGTCAGCAGGCAGGTTATAAGGGTACCTTTGTCTTCATTGATGAAATGATCAACCTGTATAAGATATCCAACAAGATAAGCCGACAGAATAATTATGAGAAATTGCTCGCGATGTACAATGATACACTTCAGGGAAAAGCAAGCTATCTTGGAATTCTGATGGGTGCAACACCAAAAAGCGTCGAAGATACCAGAAGAGGTGTATTCAGCTATGAGGCTCTTCGGTCGCGGTTGGAAACAGGTCGTTTGGCTACGAAAGACATGAAGGATTTGCTTTCTCCTATCATCAGGATAAAGAAACTGTCAGGAGAAGAACTTTTTGTTCTTATGGAAAGGCTGAGTATGCTGCATGCCGATCTTTTTTCAACAGGAAGGCATTTTTCTGCAGAAGAGATTCGGTTCTTCCTTGGCTGTGAACTAGGGCGTGTCGGTGCTGCTGACAGGCTTACTCCGCGAGAAATCATACGTGATTTCATTGAGCTTATGAATCTGTTATTGCAGAATCCAGGGGACTCCGTCCAGTCAATCATGTCAGGCAGTGGTTTTACTTATGCTGAACCACTGAAGGATGATGAGTCTGGAATGGCAGGTGAAGGGCAAGGGCCGGAAGATGAATTCTCCACATTTACACTCTGA
- a CDS encoding amino acid ABC transporter permease yields the protein MAYIVHTYSGSLIKGTGVTMALALICTALGCLIGFAVGIVQTIEPKKSANPAGRVLLKIVKLILTAYVEFFRGTPMMLQAAFIYYGASQLFNVNMGMWHAAILIVSINTGAYMAETVRGGILSVDIGQTEGAKAIGMNHFQTMIYVILPQALRLIMPQIGNNLIINIKDTCVLSIIGTVELFFTFKSIAGALYTYFEAATVTLIIYFILTFTCSRILRWLEKKMDGPESFDLATSDTLAFTSGMTNFPTARGEI from the coding sequence ATGGCGTACATCGTGCACACATACAGCGGTTCCCTGATCAAGGGAACCGGTGTCACGATGGCTCTTGCGTTGATCTGTACGGCCCTCGGATGTCTCATCGGCTTTGCCGTAGGTATCGTCCAGACGATTGAACCGAAAAAGAGTGCAAACCCTGCAGGCAGGGTCTTGCTCAAGATTGTCAAGTTGATCCTTACTGCCTATGTGGAGTTTTTCAGAGGGACACCGATGATGCTGCAGGCTGCTTTTATCTACTATGGTGCCAGCCAGCTCTTCAATGTGAACATGGGCATGTGGCATGCAGCCATTCTGATCGTATCCATCAATACAGGAGCCTATATGGCAGAGACAGTCAGAGGAGGTATCCTTTCGGTCGATATCGGACAGACAGAAGGTGCCAAGGCTATAGGCATGAATCATTTTCAGACAATGATCTATGTAATTCTTCCTCAGGCTCTTCGTCTGATAATGCCCCAGATAGGCAACAACCTGATCATCAACATCAAAGATACCTGTGTGCTTTCCATCATTGGTACAGTTGAACTGTTCTTTACTTTCAAAAGCATTGCAGGAGCTCTATATACCTACTTTGAAGCTGCAACTGTTACACTGATCATCTATTTCATCCTTACTTTTACCTGTTCCAGGATTCTGAGATGGCTGGAGAAAAAGATGGATGGTCCTGAAAGCTTTGATTTGGCGACATCTGATACGCTTGCTTTTACCAGTGGCATGACCAATTTTCCGACTGCAAGGGGGGAAATTTGA
- a CDS encoding FAD:protein FMN transferase, with protein MKHKLFLLFPCCLLLFACNKQTTVPMVAKSGIYMGTVCAVSLPKGSDENLYLGAFDLLQDIDDNLSRTKEGSLVKTLNDTGKIKVADTSYFDLFCRAFELADATGGAFDPAIGKAVALWGIGTEHERIPSEAELAQVDADYSQVSINKAEHTITIPKGMEIDLGAIGKGYATDCLVSYFKEKGVGRAIINLGGNVRVIGSKAKDKPWKIGLQAPFKERGESYVLLSLDDVAVVTSGAYERYFVKDGKVYCHILDPKTLYPAETDIASSTIIGKDATLCDVLSTTCFVLGSSKALALLKKFPQVAAIFLLNDGSITTTPSFPYVYEDVRRN; from the coding sequence ATGAAGCATAAGCTGTTCCTGCTGTTTCCTTGTTGTTTGCTTCTATTTGCATGCAACAAACAGACAACAGTACCGATGGTTGCAAAGAGCGGTATATATATGGGAACTGTCTGTGCAGTATCCCTTCCTAAAGGGAGCGATGAGAATCTTTACCTAGGAGCTTTTGACTTGCTCCAGGATATTGACGATAATCTTTCACGTACCAAGGAAGGATCATTGGTCAAGACGCTCAATGATACGGGAAAGATAAAGGTTGCTGATACTTCCTATTTTGACCTTTTCTGTCGGGCTTTTGAATTGGCAGATGCTACCGGAGGAGCCTTTGATCCTGCTATAGGCAAGGCCGTGGCCTTGTGGGGAATCGGAACAGAACATGAAAGGATACCATCCGAGGCAGAACTTGCACAGGTTGATGCTGATTATAGCCAGGTTTCCATCAACAAGGCAGAGCATACCATCACAATTCCCAAAGGAATGGAAATTGATCTGGGTGCCATAGGCAAGGGGTATGCTACAGATTGCCTGGTCAGCTACTTCAAGGAAAAAGGTGTTGGCCGTGCCATTATCAATCTGGGCGGAAATGTCAGGGTAATTGGTAGCAAAGCAAAGGACAAGCCTTGGAAAATCGGTTTGCAGGCTCCTTTCAAGGAAAGAGGAGAATCCTATGTCCTGCTTTCTCTTGATGATGTAGCTGTCGTTACCTCCGGAGCCTATGAACGGTATTTTGTCAAGGATGGAAAAGTATACTGCCATATCCTTGATCCGAAGACCTTGTATCCGGCAGAAACCGATATTGCTAGTTCAACTATCATAGGAAAGGATGCAACTCTTTGTGATGTACTCTCAACGACTTGCTTTGTGCTTGGTAGCAGCAAGGCTTTGGCTCTCCTGAAGAAATTTCCGCAGGTAGCAGCCATTTTTCTGTTGAATGACGGATCGATCACCACGACTCCGTCATTTCCTTATGTATATGAGGACGTACGTCGGAATTAA
- the trpA gene encoding tryptophan synthase subunit alpha has translation MSRVSNAFGKGKAFIPFITVGDPDIETTEKLVYALEEAGSDLIELGIPFSDPTAEGPVIMAASRRALEGGVTTDAVFALVERIRKKSSIPLAFMTYANVIFSYGIERFATKAGEAGVDALILPDVPFEERKEFSSAFQAHDIDLISMIAPTSADRVKKIAKEATGFIYCVSSLGVTGTRNTLSSDIGALIKQVRNVRPDIPCAIGFGIGNAGQASKMAALSDGIIVGSAIVKLIADQGKDCVPAVLDFAKELKIAAQEGAK, from the coding sequence ATGAGTAGGGTAAGCAATGCATTTGGGAAAGGCAAGGCTTTCATTCCTTTTATTACTGTCGGTGATCCTGATATTGAAACCACAGAAAAACTTGTCTATGCCTTGGAAGAGGCCGGAAGTGACCTGATTGAGCTGGGCATCCCTTTTTCTGACCCCACTGCCGAAGGTCCGGTAATCATGGCTGCAAGCCGAAGGGCACTGGAAGGCGGGGTAACGACCGATGCAGTGTTTGCTCTGGTGGAACGGATCAGGAAGAAATCTTCCATACCACTTGCTTTCATGACCTATGCGAATGTCATTTTTTCTTATGGCATTGAACGTTTTGCTACAAAAGCAGGGGAAGCCGGTGTAGATGCCTTGATCCTTCCTGATGTTCCGTTTGAAGAGCGGAAGGAATTTTCCAGTGCATTTCAAGCTCATGATATTGACTTGATTTCAATGATTGCGCCTACTTCTGCTGACCGAGTGAAAAAGATTGCCAAGGAAGCCACAGGGTTTATCTATTGTGTTTCCTCGCTTGGTGTTACCGGTACCAGAAATACGTTGTCTTCTGATATCGGGGCACTGATCAAGCAGGTAAGAAATGTCAGGCCTGACATTCCTTGTGCCATCGGTTTTGGTATCGGCAATGCCGGGCAAGCATCAAAAATGGCTGCCCTTTCTGATGGAATCATCGTCGGATCTGCAATCGTCAAATTGATTGCTGACCAAGGAAAGGATTGTGTTCCTGCTGTACTTGATTTTGCAAAAGAACTTAAGATTGCCGCACAGGAAGGAGCAAAATAA
- a CDS encoding amino acid ABC transporter ATP-binding protein, translating to MGEILKIKHLSKTFGSNEVLKDIDFTVDTGDVTSIIGASGSGKSTLLRCINLLEEPTSGEVLFHGTNVVNGGVAEAAYRAKVGMVFQSFNLFNNHSVLSNCTLGQIKVLKKSSGEAKKSALNYLHKVGMAPYINAKPHHLSGGQKQRVAIARALAMEPEVLLFDEPTSALDPEMVGEVLDVMKTLAKEGMTMLVVTHEMSFARDISSHVVYMADGKIEEEGPPSQIFGHPESPRTKEFLSRYNEER from the coding sequence ATGGGTGAAATACTGAAAATCAAGCATCTTTCCAAAACATTTGGCTCAAATGAGGTTCTTAAGGATATTGATTTTACCGTTGATACAGGGGATGTTACTTCCATAATCGGTGCATCCGGTTCCGGAAAATCGACCTTGCTGCGTTGCATAAATCTGCTTGAGGAGCCGACTTCTGGTGAAGTCCTGTTCCATGGAACAAATGTCGTAAACGGCGGGGTTGCGGAAGCTGCCTATAGGGCGAAGGTAGGTATGGTGTTCCAATCCTTCAATCTGTTCAACAACCATTCGGTGCTGAGCAACTGTACATTGGGACAGATAAAAGTACTCAAGAAATCTTCTGGAGAAGCAAAGAAGTCAGCTTTGAATTATCTTCATAAGGTCGGAATGGCTCCTTATATCAATGCCAAGCCGCATCATCTGTCAGGCGGACAGAAACAAAGGGTAGCCATTGCCAGGGCTCTGGCAATGGAACCCGAAGTCCTTTTGTTTGATGAACCTACATCTGCGCTTGATCCTGAAATGGTAGGAGAGGTCTTGGATGTCATGAAAACACTGGCAAAGGAAGGCATGACGATGCTTGTCGTAACCCATGAGATGTCTTTTGCCCGTGATATTTCCAGTCATGTCGTCTATATGGCCGATGGGAAGATTGAGGAAGAAGGTCCGCCGAGCCAGATATTCGGACATCCTGAGAGTCCGAGGACCAAAGAGTTCCTGTCCCGATACAATGAGGAACGTTAA